A DNA window from Shewanella baltica contains the following coding sequences:
- a CDS encoding rod shape-determining protein, with the protein MFKKLRGIFSNDLSIDLGTANTLIYVRGEGIVLNEPSVVAIRGERGGSGQKSVAAVGTEAKQMLGRTPGNIQAIRPMKDGVIADFYVTEKMLQHFIKQVHNNSFFRPSPRVLVCVPVGATQVERCAIRESAMGAGAREVYLIEEPMAAAIGAGLPVSEATGSMVVDIGGGTTEVAIISLNGVVYSSSVRIGGDKFDDAIINYVRCNYGSLIGEATAERIKHTIGTAYPGDEVLEIEVRGRNLAEGVPRSFTLNSNEILEALQEPLSGIVSAVMVALEQSPPELASDISERGMVLTGGGALLRDLDRLLMQETGIPVMVADDPLTCVARGGGKALEMIDMHGGDLFSEET; encoded by the coding sequence ATGTTTAAGAAGCTACGCGGCATTTTTTCTAATGATCTATCGATCGATTTGGGTACAGCTAACACATTAATTTATGTTCGTGGCGAAGGCATAGTGCTCAATGAGCCTTCTGTTGTTGCTATACGTGGTGAGCGTGGTGGCTCCGGTCAGAAATCTGTTGCCGCGGTCGGCACAGAAGCTAAACAAATGCTCGGCAGAACGCCTGGCAATATCCAAGCTATCCGCCCAATGAAGGACGGTGTAATCGCTGACTTTTATGTGACTGAGAAAATGCTGCAGCACTTTATCAAACAAGTGCACAACAATAGCTTTTTTCGTCCAAGTCCACGGGTTCTAGTGTGTGTGCCAGTTGGCGCCACTCAAGTTGAACGCTGTGCGATCCGTGAATCAGCCATGGGCGCTGGTGCTCGCGAAGTGTATTTGATTGAAGAACCTATGGCTGCTGCGATTGGAGCGGGTTTACCTGTATCTGAAGCGACGGGTTCTATGGTAGTGGACATCGGTGGTGGTACCACTGAAGTCGCGATTATTTCGCTGAATGGCGTAGTGTATTCGTCTTCCGTCCGTATCGGTGGTGATAAGTTTGATGATGCGATCATCAACTATGTTCGCTGTAACTACGGTAGCTTAATTGGTGAAGCCACGGCTGAGCGTATCAAGCACACTATTGGTACAGCTTATCCTGGCGATGAAGTGCTAGAGATCGAAGTCCGCGGCCGTAACTTGGCTGAAGGTGTACCTCGTAGCTTTACACTGAACAGCAACGAAATTTTAGAAGCATTACAAGAGCCATTATCTGGCATCGTAAGTGCTGTGATGGTGGCGTTAGAGCAATCTCCACCAGAATTAGCTTCAGATATTTCTGAGCGCGGTATGGTGTTAACGGGCGGTGGTGCGTTATTGCGTGATTTAGACCGTTTATTAATGCAAGAAACCGGAATTCCAGTAATGGTGGCGGACGATCCATTGACCTGCGTAGCACGTGGCGGTGGTAAAGCCCTCGAAATGATTGATATGCACGGCGGCGATCTGTTCTCCGAAGAAACCTAA
- a CDS encoding PilW family protein has protein sequence MASPLSAVNKKSTLGFTLVEMVTVILILGILVVGVSSFIIFGTRIFVESSSVDQVLSQSRFAVERMTRELRSALPNSLRVNTDSLTYQCIEFVPIEASTTYLTMPIIPDAAASTGIVILDNTVSAIRVNQFAWIYPLIDADVYSSARQKRAQVKTIATSPSPLEHQVTLTFTAPTRFAEASPRQRIYFGSSPVSYCFEKGPSGNELQLLRYAGYNFNAVQPNPAAMPTTMGTGVLMAQSVANVLNNGADLPLILTPSSLVNNAMVHLQPRFNVNGETFQYRHQVQVINVP, from the coding sequence ATGGCCTCACCTTTATCTGCGGTTAATAAAAAATCCACACTAGGTTTTACCTTGGTCGAGATGGTCACTGTTATCTTGATTCTGGGGATTCTTGTGGTCGGGGTGAGTAGTTTTATTATTTTTGGTACGCGGATTTTTGTTGAGTCGAGTTCAGTCGATCAAGTGCTCAGTCAGAGCCGTTTTGCCGTTGAGCGAATGACCCGTGAGCTGCGTAGTGCCTTGCCCAATAGCCTGCGAGTTAATACCGATTCGCTAACCTATCAATGTATTGAATTTGTGCCTATCGAGGCCAGCACGACTTATCTCACTATGCCAATCATCCCCGATGCTGCCGCGAGCACTGGGATAGTTATTCTAGATAATACGGTGAGTGCGATTCGCGTGAATCAATTCGCTTGGATCTATCCCTTGATTGATGCCGATGTGTATAGCAGCGCGAGACAAAAGCGGGCACAGGTTAAAACGATTGCTACTTCGCCTTCCCCTTTGGAGCATCAAGTTACGCTGACTTTTACTGCGCCAACACGTTTTGCAGAAGCATCACCACGGCAAAGGATCTATTTTGGTTCGAGTCCAGTGAGCTATTGCTTTGAAAAGGGGCCAAGCGGCAATGAATTACAATTATTGCGTTATGCTGGTTATAACTTTAATGCCGTTCAGCCAAATCCTGCCGCTATGCCTACCACTATGGGCACGGGCGTGCTAATGGCGCAAAGTGTGGCAAATGTTTTAAATAATGGTGCTGATTTACCGCTGATTTTAACGCCATCTAGCCTAGTGAATAATGCCATGGTGCATTTACAACCGCGGTTTAATGTAAATGGTGAGACGTTCCAATATCGACATCAAGTGCAGGTGATCAATGTTCCTTAA
- a CDS encoding type II secretion system protein encodes MRINPLLFSIKKSIKASKKAKPQQGFTLIELVIGMLVMAIAIVMLTSMLFPQADRAASTLHRVRSAELAHSVMNEIWGKRYDQNTNANGGTPACGSPLGSNCSTSLGPEFGESRNNFNDVDDYNGLNETATMLNSTQTYANAYLNYRLSVTVAYGPAPNTKLVTINVTTPDNEVITYNMVRSNY; translated from the coding sequence ATGCGAATTAATCCTTTGCTGTTTTCAATAAAAAAATCAATAAAAGCATCCAAAAAAGCTAAACCACAGCAAGGTTTTACCCTTATCGAATTAGTCATTGGTATGTTGGTGATGGCCATTGCAATAGTGATGCTAACCAGCATGTTATTCCCCCAAGCTGATCGTGCGGCCAGTACCTTACATAGAGTACGCAGTGCTGAGCTTGCACATTCGGTGATGAATGAAATCTGGGGTAAACGTTACGATCAAAACACTAATGCCAATGGTGGCACACCAGCCTGTGGTAGTCCGCTCGGTAGTAATTGTTCAACGTCATTAGGCCCTGAGTTCGGTGAGAGTCGTAACAACTTTAACGATGTGGATGATTACAACGGCTTAAATGAAACCGCGACTATGCTCAATTCGACCCAAACCTATGCAAATGCTTATCTTAACTATCGCTTAAGCGTCACTGTCGCCTATGGGCCTGCGCCTAATACTAAGCTAGTCACCATTAATGTGACTACGCCCGACAACGAAGTGATTACTTACAATATGGTGAGGAGTAATTACTGA
- the mreC gene encoding rod shape-determining protein MreC, translated as MKPIFVRGISNQFRLTLAIILSVIMLVANHRLDPARQSLSSVFSPLQYLASVPGVALDWSSESFATRNMLALQNKELLRQQLLMSERLQRFEHLRQENERLRALLGSPAYLDSRKMVAEVLEVASDPFHHYVVLNHGSRSGVFVGQPVVDAQGVVGQVVQVSEMTSRVLLLSDVSHGLPVRITRNDVRLVANGTGELDEIELRHVAKSTDIRVGDLLVTSGLGNRFPEGYPVARVMEVLTEDGQSYARVTAQPLAALDRIRYVLLIWPSPDSGVTLPNQPTVPAADHSLIENSSKIGSASPAEGTSADTTKPVTTPAATVAKPATETTPPATEVHQ; from the coding sequence ATGAAGCCAATTTTTGTTCGTGGTATTTCAAACCAATTCCGTCTGACACTGGCAATTATTTTGTCGGTGATTATGCTCGTGGCTAATCATCGCCTCGATCCTGCGCGGCAATCCCTGTCCTCCGTTTTTAGTCCATTGCAGTATTTAGCCAGCGTGCCAGGTGTGGCGCTTGACTGGTCATCTGAAAGTTTTGCCACCCGCAATATGCTGGCGTTGCAAAATAAAGAGCTGCTCAGGCAACAACTGCTGATGAGTGAACGCTTACAGCGTTTCGAACACTTACGCCAAGAAAATGAGCGTTTGCGTGCACTGTTAGGCTCACCCGCCTATCTGGATTCGCGCAAGATGGTGGCCGAAGTGCTAGAGGTCGCCAGCGATCCTTTCCATCATTACGTGGTGCTGAATCATGGTTCCCGTAGCGGTGTATTTGTCGGTCAGCCCGTGGTGGATGCGCAAGGAGTTGTTGGCCAAGTAGTGCAGGTCAGTGAAATGACCAGCCGAGTGTTATTGCTTTCCGATGTATCGCACGGTTTACCTGTGCGTATTACACGTAATGATGTGCGCCTTGTCGCCAATGGTACGGGTGAGCTTGATGAGATTGAACTGCGCCATGTGGCCAAGAGTACTGACATTCGTGTCGGCGATTTATTGGTGACTTCAGGCTTAGGCAATCGTTTCCCCGAAGGTTATCCCGTTGCGCGAGTCATGGAGGTTTTGACTGAAGATGGCCAAAGTTACGCTCGAGTCACGGCCCAACCGCTAGCCGCTTTAGATCGTATTCGTTATGTGTTGTTGATTTGGCCGTCTCCCGATTCGGGTGTGACCTTGCCTAATCAGCCTACAGTCCCCGCTGCGGATCATTCGCTTATCGAAAACTCATCAAAAATCGGCAGTGCGAGTCCAGCGGAAGGCACATCTGCAGACACGACTAAGCCTGTGACTACACCCGCAGCCACTGTGGCCAAACCGGCAACGGAAACCACTCCTCCAGCGACTGAGGTGCACCAATGA
- a CDS encoding prepilin-type N-terminal cleavage/methylation domain-containing protein yields MKRQQGFTLIELVVVIIILGILAVTAAPKFINLQGDARASAIQGMKGAIQGANSLVYSKAALAGKETKATDTLDIAGTTATTDDVAIVYGYMAATKAALEAGMDVKFDAGSSPTASGNNDWIINEISTGATIWQRGAPADVTTTGSEASCKIVYTAAASAGALPTITLTDNGC; encoded by the coding sequence ATGAAAAGACAACAAGGTTTTACCTTAATTGAATTAGTCGTAGTGATCATTATCTTAGGTATTCTTGCTGTCACAGCGGCACCTAAGTTTATTAATTTGCAAGGTGATGCGCGTGCTTCTGCAATCCAAGGTATGAAGGGGGCTATTCAAGGTGCAAATAGCTTAGTTTATTCAAAAGCAGCATTAGCAGGTAAAGAGACAAAAGCAACTGATACATTAGATATCGCAGGTACTACCGCAACTACCGATGATGTCGCCATTGTTTATGGTTATATGGCTGCAACAAAGGCTGCTTTAGAGGCTGGTATGGATGTGAAATTTGATGCTGGTAGTTCTCCAACTGCTTCTGGTAATAATGACTGGATCATTAACGAAATTAGTACAGGTGCAACTATATGGCAACGTGGCGCTCCTGCTGATGTAACTACAACTGGTTCTGAAGCAAGCTGTAAGATTGTTTACACTGCGGCAGCAAGTGCAGGTGCTTTGCCAACGATTACTCTAACAGATAACGGTTGTTGA
- a CDS encoding type II secretion system protein translates to MLNFSMSKQAGFTLVELVTTIILISILAVVVLPRLFTQSSYSAYSLRNEFISELRQVQQKALNNTDRCFRVTVSGTGYQVSQFSARNGAACSGTALSPNPLYSQAFQGGAQLVLVGPNSTNSSNFSLDFNINGRPSLACNGPCINVIANDTVMINVSSEGYIYAN, encoded by the coding sequence ATGCTTAACTTCTCTATGTCAAAACAGGCCGGATTTACCTTAGTCGAATTAGTGACGACCATCATCTTGATTTCAATTCTTGCTGTGGTTGTATTACCTCGCCTATTTACCCAGTCTTCCTACAGTGCTTATAGCCTACGTAACGAGTTCATTAGCGAGCTGCGTCAAGTACAGCAAAAAGCGCTCAATAATACTGACAGGTGTTTTCGTGTAACTGTTTCTGGCACTGGTTATCAAGTGAGTCAATTCTCAGCCCGAAATGGGGCAGCTTGTTCTGGTACTGCATTATCGCCAAACCCGCTTTATAGCCAAGCTTTTCAAGGTGGTGCTCAATTAGTGCTAGTAGGCCCTAACAGTACTAACAGCAGCAACTTCAGCCTCGATTTCAATATCAATGGTAGACCTTCGTTGGCTTGTAATGGGCCATGCATTAATGTGATTGCTAATGACACTGTGATGATTAATGTCTCTAGCGAGGGTTATATTTATGCGAATTAA
- a CDS encoding Maf family protein, which yields MDLVLASTSPRRKELLAHIGLGRPEFCFTQVAPDIDETVQQGEAPRDYVRRLAAEKAHAGLALCADMSQPAVLGSDTIVVLENQILGKPLDVADAKRTLSELSGRTHTVMTAVALTYQADADLSFKTSVRLVETQVRFCALSAADIDAYVASQEPMDKAGSYGIQGLGGCFVAAIEGSYSGVVGLPLVETRELLAEVGLI from the coding sequence GTGGATTTAGTTTTAGCTTCAACTTCGCCACGTCGCAAAGAATTATTGGCACACATTGGACTCGGTCGTCCTGAGTTTTGTTTCACGCAAGTGGCGCCGGATATCGATGAAACCGTGCAGCAAGGTGAAGCGCCAAGGGATTATGTACGACGTTTAGCCGCCGAAAAAGCCCATGCTGGACTGGCATTATGCGCAGATATGTCACAGCCTGCTGTATTAGGTTCTGATACTATCGTTGTGCTTGAAAACCAAATATTAGGCAAACCGCTGGATGTGGCCGATGCTAAGCGTACGCTCAGTGAATTATCTGGCCGAACGCATACAGTAATGACCGCTGTGGCGCTGACTTACCAAGCAGATGCAGATTTAAGCTTCAAAACCTCAGTGCGCTTAGTCGAAACACAAGTACGTTTTTGCGCCTTATCGGCCGCCGATATTGACGCTTATGTTGCTTCACAAGAGCCAATGGATAAAGCCGGCAGTTACGGTATCCAAGGACTTGGCGGTTGCTTTGTGGCTGCGATTGAAGGCAGTTATTCTGGCGTCGTGGGTTTACCTTTGGTTGAAACACGTGAGTTGTTAGCCGAGGTTGGGCTGATTTAA
- the mreD gene encoding rod shape-determining protein MreD, which translates to MSFQAANGRFIVWVTLFIGVISQIMPLPSVVDAWRPDWLLMIVLYWSIALPHRYNILTAWVLGLVLDILLGATLGVRSLAMSLVIYVAILHCQRLRNFPKWQQSLVIMLLICMYHLVIYWVEFVMQEAVFDTDLFLPAISGLVIWPWIFWILRRVRRHYKVR; encoded by the coding sequence ATGAGTTTTCAAGCCGCCAATGGGCGCTTCATTGTTTGGGTGACATTATTTATCGGCGTGATCAGCCAGATTATGCCTTTGCCGAGTGTGGTCGATGCTTGGCGTCCCGACTGGTTGTTGATGATTGTGCTCTACTGGTCTATCGCATTACCCCATAGATACAACATTTTAACCGCTTGGGTCTTAGGCCTAGTGTTGGATATTTTATTGGGTGCCACCTTAGGTGTGCGCTCTTTAGCGATGTCTTTGGTGATTTATGTCGCCATCTTGCATTGCCAGCGATTGCGAAATTTCCCTAAGTGGCAACAGTCGTTGGTGATCATGCTGCTCATTTGTATGTATCACTTAGTGATTTACTGGGTCGAGTTTGTCATGCAAGAGGCGGTGTTCGATACGGATCTATTCCTACCTGCGATTTCAGGATTAGTGATCTGGCCTTGGATATTTTGGATTCTCCGTCGGGTTCGACGCCACTATAAGGTTCGCTAA
- a CDS encoding DUF6701 domain-containing protein: protein MGINLFHRAILAVLILSFPSAVMAFDPIDQSVIFAKVAQGHHGDNSNVCHQISSPQLMINGNGIINGTGGAALDYCSSNDGSGLANNSCDNGSGGVRKCTIDGSDIRGLKLTGSNAFLSSSGAGGGYGSCNSGEQLTLGANGQNQFSNVSLYSACTLTLSATQNEYRFNTIAIGGGATLVLSEGDYWVDSFTLNQNAKVILQGNVRIFTKQKFELNGGKFNENNTASALIIGYSDIQLNSDALLNGRVYSDATLSLNNNSIINGRVTSRYLVMSGGSINEDLPVAPLQLQFGKATTTSVTFANAFPVGVKPLIFLMPTISTANTSNDGPASTFVSSVTNTGFTWVQSEPTSPSNRYIASNSMPEVHWIAVTAGSHVLSDGSQLEAGRISTVNALNMSNSAWTNVPLNTSLNVVLNQLQTRNNSSCWLTSVAQLNSSGIQLNLDTSEVRSGTQCKPGNLRSLQSETIGYLAVKSSVGTVILNGEDVHYQFGTALTHTGGGNTKTLAEQCAYNTSLTGFVNPPTLVAGKDSRRGGDGGWLRRCNLSATQVSMVNDEDTYGDSDRSHLAEDYGFVALEKVAPVEECFTDDFSRSSLGNDWATKVLGSSTPPAINGGRLRITPALGNQATASTYQRLFPAEGNLVTIEFDYYAWSPTSGTGGDGVAVILSDASVTPQPGSFGGSLGYAQRDDGTPGFAGGWIGVGLDEYGNFSNPNEGKIGGPGFRSQSVTLRGSVAANYQYLAGTAANLNPRIDVRSTSTAAPNHKYRIKVDSTITGQAWVSLDRDVRDGNGYQVLVPRFNARAISGQDSVPADFYLSFTGSTGGANNNHEIDNFKVCAIKSKPIGLQVHHFEFDYSSSPLTCKAEPMQIRACADGNIPCTLFTDPVSAQLSLNPASNGGWYQNGSSVSNVGFINGIASVDLRHNVTTPVTIGVSSSNPATVPGSNTLCRSGAGALSTAACTLSFADSGFLIDMPDKLANKAQNATISAVRKSNDNLECVPTFAGQTKRVDLWSQYISPVAASMFTPTAVSVNSTPISGSSSSPSSLNLSFDASGKATIAVNYGDAGKVGLNAKYTGVAGTPDEGLVMIGSDPFVSFPVGLCVTPKDSGALCPAGDVSCAVYKKAGESFNLQIAAKAWVADNDSNYCDNPSTPNYVQSGIALSSQLVAPSPGAQGVVGIASYDQVAATNNLNTVVQSISEVGVFTFSAAPPASYLGSSFYSIPLAKSTNIGRFVPDRFGVNAPSVMPACSNSFSYMDQNFAVAFNLKALNIAGVVTKNYRGSFAKASGLLVGENNDDGNDMQARLNDVVVPLQSSSWVIGEANIDYQPHFSRLPALVGGEVDGTYEQMLLGIKVFDNDGNVSSVATPNMNAATLGDCSVGSNCDAVVLSANQQKYRHGRVVMDNTYGPETEILRMPTRAEYWNGSSWVLNTNDSCTTAVYGLGSQVDNAGLGYNFDPDLVVGQSVTRSGGTATFQAGQFELLWQAVISSGAPYRGQVTAPLDVPTWLEWYWNWNSVSPTDLTDPRASAYFGRYRGHDKIIYWREVN from the coding sequence GTGGGAATTAATCTTTTTCATCGTGCCATATTGGCAGTACTTATCTTGAGTTTCCCTTCTGCTGTGATGGCATTCGACCCTATTGACCAGAGTGTTATTTTTGCCAAGGTTGCTCAAGGGCATCATGGCGATAACTCTAACGTATGCCATCAGATATCATCGCCACAGCTGATGATAAACGGTAATGGCATTATTAATGGTACTGGTGGTGCTGCATTAGATTATTGTTCGAGTAACGATGGCAGCGGGCTTGCTAATAACAGTTGTGATAACGGTTCTGGTGGAGTGCGTAAATGTACTATCGATGGCAGTGATATTCGAGGGTTAAAATTAACTGGGAGCAATGCTTTTTTATCGAGTAGCGGCGCTGGTGGCGGTTATGGTTCTTGTAATAGTGGCGAGCAATTAACACTTGGTGCTAATGGGCAAAATCAGTTTAGCAATGTTTCGCTTTATTCTGCTTGTACTCTGACTCTATCGGCAACTCAAAATGAGTATCGATTTAACACTATCGCTATTGGGGGCGGGGCGACGCTCGTTTTATCCGAGGGGGACTATTGGGTAGATAGTTTTACCTTGAACCAAAATGCTAAGGTGATTTTGCAAGGTAATGTCCGCATTTTTACCAAACAAAAATTTGAGTTAAATGGCGGTAAATTTAATGAAAATAATACGGCTTCTGCACTTATTATCGGTTATAGCGATATTCAGCTAAATAGTGATGCTTTACTCAATGGGCGAGTTTATAGCGATGCAACATTAAGTTTAAATAATAACTCGATTATTAATGGTCGTGTCACGAGTCGTTATTTAGTCATGAGTGGTGGCAGTATTAATGAAGATTTGCCTGTTGCACCGCTACAATTACAGTTTGGTAAAGCGACCACTACTTCAGTGACGTTTGCCAATGCTTTCCCTGTTGGCGTGAAACCACTTATTTTCCTTATGCCGACAATATCAACGGCGAATACTAGCAACGATGGACCTGCATCAACCTTTGTATCATCTGTGACTAATACCGGATTTACTTGGGTGCAAAGTGAACCAACGAGTCCCTCAAACCGCTATATCGCTTCGAATAGTATGCCGGAAGTGCATTGGATTGCTGTGACGGCAGGTTCACATGTTTTATCCGATGGCAGTCAACTTGAAGCAGGTAGAATCTCTACCGTTAACGCATTGAACATGAGTAACTCTGCCTGGACGAATGTGCCGCTGAATACGTCTCTGAATGTCGTATTGAATCAGTTGCAGACGCGCAATAATTCTTCCTGCTGGCTGACAAGCGTGGCACAGTTAAATTCGAGTGGTATTCAACTCAATTTAGATACCTCTGAGGTCCGTTCTGGAACTCAATGTAAACCTGGTAATCTGCGAAGTTTACAATCAGAAACGATTGGTTATTTAGCGGTAAAATCCAGTGTTGGCACAGTCATACTGAATGGTGAGGATGTTCACTATCAATTCGGTACTGCACTTACCCACACAGGCGGGGGAAATACTAAAACGCTGGCTGAGCAATGTGCTTACAACACGAGTTTGACTGGATTTGTTAATCCTCCGACTTTAGTCGCGGGGAAAGATTCTCGTCGAGGTGGCGATGGTGGCTGGCTAAGACGCTGTAATTTGAGTGCAACTCAAGTCAGTATGGTGAACGACGAAGATACCTATGGCGATAGTGATCGTAGTCATCTTGCTGAAGACTATGGCTTTGTTGCGCTGGAGAAAGTCGCGCCAGTTGAAGAGTGTTTTACTGATGACTTTTCCCGCAGCAGCTTAGGTAACGATTGGGCAACGAAAGTGCTGGGTTCTTCTACTCCGCCGGCTATCAACGGGGGGCGATTAAGAATCACGCCAGCATTGGGTAATCAGGCCACTGCAAGTACTTACCAGCGGTTATTTCCTGCTGAAGGCAATCTCGTCACGATAGAGTTTGATTATTATGCTTGGTCACCTACATCTGGAACGGGAGGTGATGGGGTTGCGGTTATTTTATCGGACGCTTCTGTTACACCGCAACCTGGCAGCTTTGGCGGTTCACTCGGATATGCACAACGTGATGATGGTACGCCGGGCTTTGCGGGAGGTTGGATTGGTGTCGGTTTAGATGAGTATGGTAATTTTTCCAATCCGAATGAGGGGAAGATCGGTGGCCCTGGATTTAGATCTCAATCGGTAACATTACGCGGTTCTGTGGCGGCAAATTATCAGTATTTGGCTGGTACCGCGGCGAATTTGAATCCTAGAATTGATGTTCGTAGTACGTCAACCGCAGCACCCAATCATAAATATCGGATTAAAGTTGATTCAACTATCACAGGTCAAGCTTGGGTATCGCTAGACAGAGATGTGCGTGATGGTAATGGATATCAGGTACTTGTCCCTCGATTTAATGCGAGAGCGATATCAGGTCAAGATTCTGTTCCTGCCGATTTTTATCTGTCATTTACGGGTTCTACTGGTGGCGCCAATAACAACCACGAAATCGATAATTTTAAAGTTTGTGCAATAAAATCCAAACCGATTGGCTTACAAGTACATCATTTTGAATTTGATTACTCATCATCACCGCTCACCTGTAAGGCAGAGCCTATGCAGATCAGAGCGTGTGCTGATGGAAATATTCCTTGTACCCTGTTTACTGATCCAGTTAGTGCGCAATTGTCACTGAATCCTGCTAGTAATGGCGGTTGGTACCAAAATGGCAGTAGTGTTAGTAATGTCGGTTTCATCAACGGAATCGCCTCTGTTGACTTACGTCATAATGTCACCACCCCAGTCACAATCGGAGTATCGAGTTCAAATCCTGCCACCGTCCCTGGTAGTAATACCTTGTGCCGCAGTGGCGCTGGCGCGTTATCAACCGCGGCTTGTACGCTGTCATTTGCAGATAGCGGCTTTTTAATTGATATGCCAGATAAATTGGCCAATAAAGCCCAAAATGCGACTATTTCTGCGGTCAGGAAGTCAAACGACAACCTAGAGTGCGTGCCGACGTTTGCTGGTCAAACAAAAAGGGTCGATTTATGGAGTCAATATATTTCGCCTGTCGCTGCATCTATGTTTACCCCAACAGCCGTTAGCGTTAACTCAACGCCTATCAGCGGTTCGAGTTCGTCACCTTCTTCCCTGAATTTATCCTTTGATGCCAGCGGTAAAGCAACAATAGCGGTTAATTATGGCGACGCTGGTAAAGTTGGGCTAAACGCCAAATATACCGGTGTCGCAGGCACTCCCGATGAAGGGCTGGTGATGATAGGTAGCGATCCCTTCGTCAGTTTTCCCGTTGGTCTGTGTGTTACGCCCAAAGACAGCGGTGCTTTGTGCCCTGCGGGAGACGTTAGCTGCGCTGTGTATAAAAAAGCCGGTGAGAGTTTTAATTTGCAGATTGCTGCTAAAGCCTGGGTTGCAGATAACGACAGTAATTATTGTGATAACCCTAGCACGCCCAATTATGTCCAATCCGGTATTGCGTTATCCAGCCAACTGGTGGCGCCAAGTCCCGGTGCTCAGGGCGTAGTCGGTATTGCCAGTTACGATCAAGTGGCCGCGACAAATAATCTCAATACAGTCGTTCAAAGTATCAGTGAGGTGGGGGTATTTACCTTTAGTGCTGCGCCGCCCGCGAGTTACTTGGGATCAAGTTTTTACTCAATACCACTGGCAAAGAGTACCAACATAGGCCGATTTGTTCCTGACCGCTTTGGGGTGAACGCACCGAGCGTAATGCCTGCATGTAGCAATAGCTTTAGTTATATGGATCAAAATTTTGCTGTGGCATTTAATCTTAAAGCGCTAAATATCGCTGGCGTTGTGACCAAAAATTATCGTGGCAGTTTTGCTAAGGCATCGGGATTGCTGGTGGGGGAAAATAATGATGATGGTAATGATATGCAGGCACGATTAAATGACGTGGTTGTACCTTTGCAATCGAGTTCTTGGGTGATAGGTGAGGCTAACATAGATTATCAACCCCATTTCTCGCGCCTCCCTGCTTTAGTAGGTGGTGAAGTTGATGGTACCTATGAACAAATGCTGTTGGGGATTAAAGTATTTGATAATGACGGTAATGTGAGTTCAGTAGCAACACCCAATATGAATGCTGCCACCCTTGGCGACTGCAGTGTCGGTAGCAATTGTGATGCAGTTGTATTATCCGCTAACCAACAGAAATATCGTCATGGCCGTGTGGTGATGGATAACACCTATGGTCCTGAAACTGAAATACTGCGTATGCCGACTCGGGCCGAATATTGGAATGGTAGCAGTTGGGTATTGAATACCAACGATAGCTGCACCACTGCAGTGTATGGTTTGGGTTCGCAAGTGGACAATGCCGGCCTTGGCTACAATTTTGATCCCGACTTAGTGGTGGGGCAAAGTGTTACTCGTTCTGGCGGGACTGCAACGTTCCAAGCTGGCCAATTTGAGTTGCTCTGGCAAGCGGTCATCTCAAGTGGTGCGCCATACCGCGGTCAAGTGACTGCGCCCTTGGATGTGCCGACATGGCTTGAATGGTACTGGAATTGGAATAGTGTATCACCAACAGATCTTACTGATCCGCGGGCAAGTGCGTATTTTGGTCGCTACCGAGGGCATGACAAAATTATCTATTGGCGTGAGGTAAACTAA